In Nostoc sp. GT001, a genomic segment contains:
- a CDS encoding DUF2949 domain-containing protein encodes MESRKYTKLIHFLLEELAIPAAAISLALRHVEQTPSLLPIILWQYGLVTVTQLNQIFDWLEVASYI; translated from the coding sequence GTGGAATCTAGAAAATACACTAAATTAATTCACTTTTTACTAGAGGAGTTGGCAATTCCTGCTGCTGCTATCAGCTTGGCTTTGCGTCATGTTGAGCAAACTCCAAGTTTGTTGCCTATAATTCTTTGGCAGTATGGACTAGTAACTGTTACCCAGCTAAACCAAATTTTTGACTGGTTAGAAGTAGCATCCTACATTTAA